The following coding sequences lie in one Acropora palmata chromosome 3, jaAcrPala1.3, whole genome shotgun sequence genomic window:
- the LOC141876894 gene encoding uncharacterized protein LOC141876894: MNGTYLFILLVLFAQISAERYWDFTNASSVIGFIEQRLASDKASRRNLLPLLNDIKRHLADLKRTSNNETISNLRPVLRKTVMASNRDSIRKKGTARVHESKGLLTYKGHEVIHVHDDLEGRLGNWTVLEAMKRLLDLIPSKVQDADRICRPGPLHDHDSSRTSNEHSEKKCLILGDSISIGYSSYVAEMLEGDCTVHHSPWSGDGGALDTNHVLKCLPLLLSSSVYEPVQYDAIIFNSGLHDVNCCNFPREYVPLSTYVANLRKIKKILLETGAVIAFATSTPVPFDKKINRKLQKYNKAAKKIMADVECIPVIDLYKTIIKDCEGVPLRHCHQFQDQPNVHLNGNGYLSLAEEVSDGFKALLRKRHTKKHTLKNSRPVIASRDSKYCLGQIGEHNEEPSQQRLTGCPANATCCLSEYSHSFVGCCMLKDAMDCGDSWHCCPMGTVCDPTCSIKGCSCRNAPWESIASRTVFSALMKSLNIFWNKITKKYEH; the protein is encoded by the exons ATGAATGGGACATATTTGTTTATACTTCTGGTTTTATTTGCTCAAATATCAGCTg AGAGATACTGGGATTTTACAAATGCTTCTTCTGTTATTGGTTTTATTGAACAAAGACTCGCGAGTGATAAAGCATCGCGAAGAAACCTTCTTCCTCTTCTAAATGACATAAAGCGTCATCTTGCTGATTTAAAAAGGACTTCAAACAACGAAACGATTTCCAACTTGAGACCAGTTTTAAGAAAGACTGTTATGGCTTCGAACAGAGACAGCATACGCAAGAAGGGAACGGCTCGAGTCCATGAGTCCAAAGGATTGCTCACTTACAAGGGCCATGAGGTCATACACGTCCATGATGATTTGGAAG GACGATTAGGTAACTGGACAGTTCTCGAAGCAATGAAAAG GCTTCTGGATTTGATCCCATCCAAAGTACAAGACGCTGACAGGATTTGTCGTCCTGGGCCACTCCATGATCATGATAGCTCTAGGACATCAAACGAGCATTCAGAAAAGAAATGCCTCATCTTGGGCGATTCAATCAGCATCGG GTATTCAAGTTATGTTGCTGAGATGCTTGAGGGAGACTGTACTGTGCACCATTCTCCTTGGTCAGGGGACGGTGGAGCCCTGGACACGAATCATGTTCTTAAATGTCTACCGCTGCTTCTGTCATCGAGTGTTTATGAGCCTGTTCAGTATGACGCTATTATCTTCAATTCTGGACTTCACGATGTGAATTGCTGTAATTTTCCGAGAGAG tACGTTCCGCTCAGTACTTACGTCGCAAATTTgaggaaaatcaagaaaatattACTTGAAACTGGTGCTGTGATTGCTTTTGCAACTTCCACtcctgtgccatttgacaagAAAATTAACCGGAAGCTGCAAAAGTACAACAAGGCCGCAAAAAA AATAATGGCCGATGTTGAATGTATACCCGTAATTGATCTGTACAAAACTATCATCAAAGACTGTGAGGGTGTACCTTTGAGGCATTGTCATCAATTCCAAGACCAGCCGAATGTG CATCTAAATGGGAATGGATACTTGTCTTTGGCTGAAGAAGTTAGCGACGGATTCAAAGCTCTTTTGAGGAAGAGACACACAAAGAAACACACACTCAAAA ATTCCAGGCCAGTGATTGCATCACGTGATTCAAAGTATTGTCTGGGGCAAATTGGTGAACACAATGAAGAACCAAGTCAGCAAAGACTGACGGGATGTCCTGCAAACGCAACCTGTTGTTTGAGTGAGTATTCTCATTCATTTGTTGGATGCTGCATGCTAAAGGATGCAATGGATTGTGGGGACAGCTGGCATTGTTGCCCCATGGGAACTGTCTGTGACCCCACCTGTTCAATTAAGGGATGTTCGTGCCGGAATGCACCATGGGAGTCGATTGCCTCAAGAACGGTATTTTCTGCTTTGATGAAATCTCTAAATATCTTCTGGAATAAGATAACTAAGAAGTATGAACATTAG
- the LOC141877303 gene encoding uncharacterized protein LOC141877303 yields MNIAKMQPVLVTVVLLIVAVEVTDAKSYVTNAKNTDTLEKASCANNRYRCEGGKKCIPLKWICDGVNDCEDSLDERNCFFANETNISSDANPKQSGVSQESSEGCPRNTYSCDEGVKCLLLSSLCDSLKDCNDGTDEKNCPLNPVCESNKFSCDENAKCLPLGWVCDMINDCNDQTDEHNCPNKRTGKSLARAAEEAALSAAQEAKHAAAAAQDFMLKAKLAAEKARRALLIAETNRQKYTNKP; encoded by the exons ATGAATATTGCGAAGATGCAGCCCGTTCTGGTGACTGTGGTATTGCTGATTGTTGCTGTAGAAGTCACAG atgccAAGTCGTATGtaacaaatgcaaaaaacacaGATACTCTTGAAAAGG caAGTTGTGCCAATAATCGCTACAGATGCGAGGGTGGAAAGAAATGCATTCCTTTAAAATGGATCTGCGATGGCGTGAATGATTGTGAAGATAGCCTCGACGAGAGAAACTGCTTCTTCGCAAACGAAACAAATATCTCTTCCGATG CTAACCCAAAACAAAGCGGCGTTTCACAGGAATCCTCTGAAG GTTGCCCAAGGAATACATATTCATGTGACGAAGGTGTTAAATGTCTTTTACTGAGTTCTCTCTGTGATAGTCTCAAGGACTGCAATGATGGAACAGACGAGAAGAATTGTCCTCTTAACCCTG TCTGTGAATCCAACAAATTCTCATGTGATGAGAATGCAAAATGTTTACCGCTGGGATGGGTGTGTGACATGATCAACGACTGCAACGACCAGACTGATGAACACAACTGCCCGAACAAAAGGACGG GTAAATCTTTGGCTCGTGCTGCAGAAGAAGCTGCATTAAGCGCTGCTCAGGAAGCCAAACATGCTGCTGCTGCAGCTCAAGATTTTATGTTAAAGGCAAAACTTGCCGCTGAAAAAGCTAGGAGGGCTCTGCTCATAGCAGagacaaacagacaaaaataTACAAACAAACCCTGA